A genomic window from Chrysoperla carnea chromosome 3, inChrCarn1.1, whole genome shotgun sequence includes:
- the LOC123296623 gene encoding serine/threonine-protein phosphatase 4 regulatory subunit 1-like isoform X2: MADVSNYIEEYDEGGRDNGDGDEMLESNVHSVAGDDSNLRPLEQLQKCVISEHAWNRPMVGGVLLQVMRDFSANGGAYLKDLPAIMNLVEGILNADTTLVKTDLIEQIPQLAVVCMESNIPEMTETVEKYLLPLVVNCFKDTDTQVRKTSQATLLVLMEHNLVSKHTVELKVCPTVLEISRDYVNSSEELTNAEDYVAGAINFMSKLAPLLGKDATERLFLNRFSELCSYDRFSVRKMCAASIGEFCAVVGSEAYEKILLPRFIGLCDDDIWGVRKYCAEVIMSVSCACPPHLRRTALAPAFERLLDDTSRWVRISAFQNLGPFISTFANPRITGLAYSQTGELVIINPKGTEFRENEELSPNHSSGGGDKSSPMEIDEEVSEIVIIENTEKSTAPSPTMILVNGADDQTNNTVEELSPPQPPVPSIVINQEESKEEWLKPRNKNKERRRNKKTHKELILKKKLVQINLDSENALTNDVNALTNDLSTLNLSETTNTTDIVPNINSQDEQDDNNKSESPPPPPRPPSEPEPTSDDIEKINNFSDNVKIENIDESSNNSSDDLEKYNSHQFWYISPELPLDMDIVEAGRKTSTSFTQECTTTNVLDDHNIMLDSTIPMTITSTSSDNESVDRGVKLYSEILKHNTSIPTIRHLESPKQHIVPQLLIEHYTSMTDPVLASLTDAELSYHCAFSFPAVALTLGKDHWDLLHKTYITLAADIQWKVRRAVAGSLHEVATILGEKLATEHLAPIFDDLIKDVDVVRIGALKHMAYFFKIIAPHRRNQYLPRLAEFLVTDSALNWRYRCELANQLLLSLPLWTGRDVGRHILPLAKELLQDKVAAVRAAAVLLVSDLIHHVESESLNKRAFPNVAQIFNVHFAHSKSWVRRQTFATLCAKLVTQYVLPPETFARDVMPHFLDLSWDPVANVRLAVAKTLANNILKNEYFADPNCIHNEPLLKVLRRLQSDKDRDVRQAASTIF; the protein is encoded by the exons CAACATTAGTTAAAACAGATTTAATCGAACAAATACCACAACTGGCTGTAGTATGTATGGAATCAAACATTCCTGAAATGACGGAAACTGTTGAAAAGTATTTACTGCCATTAGTAGTCAATTGTTTTAAAGATACCGATACTCAG GTTCGAAAAACATCACAAGCCACACTATTAGTATTAATGGAACATAATCTCGTATCGAAACATACGGTGGAATTAAAAGTGTGTCCTACTGTTTTGGAAATATCCCGAGATTATGTCAATTCATCGGAAGAATTAACGAATGCTGAGGATTATGTTGCTGGTGCTATAAAT tttatgtcAAAATTGGCACCATTATTAGGCAAAGACGCAACGGAACGcttatttttaaatcgattttcggAGTTATGCTCGTATGATCGTTTCTCTGTTCGAAAAATGTGTGCAGCCAGTATTGGAGAATTTTGTGCGGTTGTCGGTAGCGAAGCATATGAAAAAATTCTT CTACCACGATTTATTGGATTATGTGATGATGATATTTGGGGTGTACGAAAATATTGCGCCGAAGTTATAATGTCAGTATCGTGTGCATGTCCACCTCATTTGCGACGAACGGCACTAGCACCAGCATTTGAACGATTATTAGATGATACATCACGTTGGGTGCGGATTTCTGCATTTCAAAATTTAGGACCATTTATTTCAACATTCGCTAATCCACGTATCACTGGTCTTGCGTACAGTCAAACTGGTGAATTAGTGATAATTAATCCTAAGGGAACTGAATTTAG GGAAAATGAGGAACTATCACCAAATCATAGTAGCGGTGGGGGTGATAAATCATCTCCAATGGAAATTGATGAAGAGGTGTCCGAAAtagttataattgaaaatacggAAAAATCAACAGCACCAAGTCCAACAATGATCTTAGTCAACGGTGCTGACGATCAAACGAATAATACAGTCGAGGAATTGTCACCACCTCAACCTCCGGTGCCATCTATAGTTATAAATCAAGAAGAGAGTAAAGAAGAATGGTTAAAACCGCGTAATAAAAATAAGGAACGTCGACGTAATAAAAAAACGCATAAAgaattaattcttaaaaaaaaattagttcaaataaatttagatagCGAGAATGCGTTAACGAATGATGTAAACGCATTAACGAATGATTTATCTACGTTAAATCTTAGTGAGACAACAAATACAACAGATATAGTACCTAATATAAATAGTCAAGATGAGCAAGATGATAATAATAAGAGTGAATCACCACCGCCTCCTCCAAGACCACCTAGTGAACCAGAACCGACTAGTgatgatattgaaaaaataaataattttagtgataatgtaaaaattgagaATATTGATGAGTCTAGTAATAATTCAAGTGATGatctagaaaaatataattcacaCCAATTTTGGTATATTAGTCCTGAATTACCATTAGATATGGACATTGTAGAGGCTGGACGAAAAACTTCGACGTCGTTTACGCAAGAGTGTACAACTACGAATGTTTTAGATGATCATAATATAATGCTAGATTCGACAATACCAATGACAATAACATCAACTTCGTCGGATAATGAAAGTGTTGATAGAGGAG TGAAACTGTACTCAGAAATACTAAAACATAACACAAGTATACCAACCATACGCCATTTAGAATCACCAAAACAGCATATTGTACCACAATTATTAATCGAACATTACACGTCAATGACTGATCCAGTATTAGCATCGTTAACGGATGCTGAATTAAGTTATCATTGTGCATTTAGTTTCCCAGCGGTGGCATTAACATTGGGTAAAGATCATTGGGATCTATTACATAAAACGTATATTACATTAGCGGCTGATATACAATGGAAAGTACGGCGTGCTGTTGCTGGTTCGTTACATGAAGTTGCAACTATCTTGGGCGAAAAATTAGCAACTGAGCATTTAGCAccaatttttgatgatttaattaAAGATGTGGATGTTGTTCGAATTGGTGCTTTGAAACATATGGCgtacttttttaaa ATTATTGCACCTCACAGACGTAACCAATATTTACCACGTTTAGCCGAATTTTTGGTTACCGATTCTGCATTAAATTGGCGATATCGTTGTGAATTAGCAAATCAATTATTACTTTCATTACCGTTATGGACGGGTCGAGATGTGGGTCGACATATTTTACCATTAGCAAAAGAATTATTACAAGATAAAGTAGCTGCAGTTCGAGCAGCTGCAGTTTTATTG GTTTCTGATTTAATACATCACGTGGAATCGGAATCGTTAAATAAACGAGCATTTCCAAACGTTgcacaaatatttaatgtacATTTTGCACATTCGAAAAGTTGGGTACGTCGACAAACGTTTGCTACATTATGTGCAAAATTAGTTACACAATATGTTCTACCGCCTGAAACCTTTGCCAGAGATGTAATGCCTCATTTTCTAGATCTTAGTTGGGATCCAGTAGCGAATGTACGATTAGCTGTTGCTAAAACATTAgctaataacattttaaaaaatg AATATTTTGCAGATCCAAATTGTATACACAACGAACCATTATTAAAGGTGCTACGACGGCTACAATCAGATAAAGATCGAGATGTACGCCAAGCCGCttcaactattttttaa
- the LOC123296623 gene encoding serine/threonine-protein phosphatase 4 regulatory subunit 1-like isoform X3: MVGGVLLQVMRDFSANGGAYLKDLPAIMNLVEGILNADISATLVKTDLIEQIPQLAVVCMESNIPEMTETVEKYLLPLVVNCFKDTDTQVRKTSQATLLVLMEHNLVSKHTVELKVCPTVLEISRDYVNSSEELTNAEDYVAGAINFMSKLAPLLGKDATERLFLNRFSELCSYDRFSVRKMCAASIGEFCAVVGSEAYEKILLPRFIGLCDDDIWGVRKYCAEVIMSVSCACPPHLRRTALAPAFERLLDDTSRWVRISAFQNLGPFISTFANPRITGLAYSQTGELVIINPKGTEFRENEELSPNHSSGGGDKSSPMEIDEEVSEIVIIENTEKSTAPSPTMILVNGADDQTNNTVEELSPPQPPVPSIVINQEESKEEWLKPRNKNKERRRNKKTHKELILKKKLVQINLDSENALTNDVNALTNDLSTLNLSETTNTTDIVPNINSQDEQDDNNKSESPPPPPRPPSEPEPTSDDIEKINNFSDNVKIENIDESSNNSSDDLEKYNSHQFWYISPELPLDMDIVEAGRKTSTSFTQECTTTNVLDDHNIMLDSTIPMTITSTSSDNESVDRGVKLYSEILKHNTSIPTIRHLESPKQHIVPQLLIEHYTSMTDPVLASLTDAELSYHCAFSFPAVALTLGKDHWDLLHKTYITLAADIQWKVRRAVAGSLHEVATILGEKLATEHLAPIFDDLIKDVDVVRIGALKHMAYFFKIIAPHRRNQYLPRLAEFLVTDSALNWRYRCELANQLLLSLPLWTGRDVGRHILPLAKELLQDKVAAVRAAAVLLVSDLIHHVESESLNKRAFPNVAQIFNVHFAHSKSWVRRQTFATLCAKLVTQYVLPPETFARDVMPHFLDLSWDPVANVRLAVAKTLANNILKNEYFADPNCIHNEPLLKVLRRLQSDKDRDVRQAASTIF; encoded by the exons tttCAGCAACATTAGTTAAAACAGATTTAATCGAACAAATACCACAACTGGCTGTAGTATGTATGGAATCAAACATTCCTGAAATGACGGAAACTGTTGAAAAGTATTTACTGCCATTAGTAGTCAATTGTTTTAAAGATACCGATACTCAG GTTCGAAAAACATCACAAGCCACACTATTAGTATTAATGGAACATAATCTCGTATCGAAACATACGGTGGAATTAAAAGTGTGTCCTACTGTTTTGGAAATATCCCGAGATTATGTCAATTCATCGGAAGAATTAACGAATGCTGAGGATTATGTTGCTGGTGCTATAAAT tttatgtcAAAATTGGCACCATTATTAGGCAAAGACGCAACGGAACGcttatttttaaatcgattttcggAGTTATGCTCGTATGATCGTTTCTCTGTTCGAAAAATGTGTGCAGCCAGTATTGGAGAATTTTGTGCGGTTGTCGGTAGCGAAGCATATGAAAAAATTCTT CTACCACGATTTATTGGATTATGTGATGATGATATTTGGGGTGTACGAAAATATTGCGCCGAAGTTATAATGTCAGTATCGTGTGCATGTCCACCTCATTTGCGACGAACGGCACTAGCACCAGCATTTGAACGATTATTAGATGATACATCACGTTGGGTGCGGATTTCTGCATTTCAAAATTTAGGACCATTTATTTCAACATTCGCTAATCCACGTATCACTGGTCTTGCGTACAGTCAAACTGGTGAATTAGTGATAATTAATCCTAAGGGAACTGAATTTAG GGAAAATGAGGAACTATCACCAAATCATAGTAGCGGTGGGGGTGATAAATCATCTCCAATGGAAATTGATGAAGAGGTGTCCGAAAtagttataattgaaaatacggAAAAATCAACAGCACCAAGTCCAACAATGATCTTAGTCAACGGTGCTGACGATCAAACGAATAATACAGTCGAGGAATTGTCACCACCTCAACCTCCGGTGCCATCTATAGTTATAAATCAAGAAGAGAGTAAAGAAGAATGGTTAAAACCGCGTAATAAAAATAAGGAACGTCGACGTAATAAAAAAACGCATAAAgaattaattcttaaaaaaaaattagttcaaataaatttagatagCGAGAATGCGTTAACGAATGATGTAAACGCATTAACGAATGATTTATCTACGTTAAATCTTAGTGAGACAACAAATACAACAGATATAGTACCTAATATAAATAGTCAAGATGAGCAAGATGATAATAATAAGAGTGAATCACCACCGCCTCCTCCAAGACCACCTAGTGAACCAGAACCGACTAGTgatgatattgaaaaaataaataattttagtgataatgtaaaaattgagaATATTGATGAGTCTAGTAATAATTCAAGTGATGatctagaaaaatataattcacaCCAATTTTGGTATATTAGTCCTGAATTACCATTAGATATGGACATTGTAGAGGCTGGACGAAAAACTTCGACGTCGTTTACGCAAGAGTGTACAACTACGAATGTTTTAGATGATCATAATATAATGCTAGATTCGACAATACCAATGACAATAACATCAACTTCGTCGGATAATGAAAGTGTTGATAGAGGAG TGAAACTGTACTCAGAAATACTAAAACATAACACAAGTATACCAACCATACGCCATTTAGAATCACCAAAACAGCATATTGTACCACAATTATTAATCGAACATTACACGTCAATGACTGATCCAGTATTAGCATCGTTAACGGATGCTGAATTAAGTTATCATTGTGCATTTAGTTTCCCAGCGGTGGCATTAACATTGGGTAAAGATCATTGGGATCTATTACATAAAACGTATATTACATTAGCGGCTGATATACAATGGAAAGTACGGCGTGCTGTTGCTGGTTCGTTACATGAAGTTGCAACTATCTTGGGCGAAAAATTAGCAACTGAGCATTTAGCAccaatttttgatgatttaattaAAGATGTGGATGTTGTTCGAATTGGTGCTTTGAAACATATGGCgtacttttttaaa ATTATTGCACCTCACAGACGTAACCAATATTTACCACGTTTAGCCGAATTTTTGGTTACCGATTCTGCATTAAATTGGCGATATCGTTGTGAATTAGCAAATCAATTATTACTTTCATTACCGTTATGGACGGGTCGAGATGTGGGTCGACATATTTTACCATTAGCAAAAGAATTATTACAAGATAAAGTAGCTGCAGTTCGAGCAGCTGCAGTTTTATTG GTTTCTGATTTAATACATCACGTGGAATCGGAATCGTTAAATAAACGAGCATTTCCAAACGTTgcacaaatatttaatgtacATTTTGCACATTCGAAAAGTTGGGTACGTCGACAAACGTTTGCTACATTATGTGCAAAATTAGTTACACAATATGTTCTACCGCCTGAAACCTTTGCCAGAGATGTAATGCCTCATTTTCTAGATCTTAGTTGGGATCCAGTAGCGAATGTACGATTAGCTGTTGCTAAAACATTAgctaataacattttaaaaaatg AATATTTTGCAGATCCAAATTGTATACACAACGAACCATTATTAAAGGTGCTACGACGGCTACAATCAGATAAAGATCGAGATGTACGCCAAGCCGCttcaactattttttaa
- the LOC123296623 gene encoding serine/threonine-protein phosphatase 4 regulatory subunit 1-like isoform X1: MADVSNYIEEYDEGGRDNGDGDEMLESNVHSVAGDDSNLRPLEQLQKCVISEHAWNRPMVGGVLLQVMRDFSANGGAYLKDLPAIMNLVEGILNADISATLVKTDLIEQIPQLAVVCMESNIPEMTETVEKYLLPLVVNCFKDTDTQVRKTSQATLLVLMEHNLVSKHTVELKVCPTVLEISRDYVNSSEELTNAEDYVAGAINFMSKLAPLLGKDATERLFLNRFSELCSYDRFSVRKMCAASIGEFCAVVGSEAYEKILLPRFIGLCDDDIWGVRKYCAEVIMSVSCACPPHLRRTALAPAFERLLDDTSRWVRISAFQNLGPFISTFANPRITGLAYSQTGELVIINPKGTEFRENEELSPNHSSGGGDKSSPMEIDEEVSEIVIIENTEKSTAPSPTMILVNGADDQTNNTVEELSPPQPPVPSIVINQEESKEEWLKPRNKNKERRRNKKTHKELILKKKLVQINLDSENALTNDVNALTNDLSTLNLSETTNTTDIVPNINSQDEQDDNNKSESPPPPPRPPSEPEPTSDDIEKINNFSDNVKIENIDESSNNSSDDLEKYNSHQFWYISPELPLDMDIVEAGRKTSTSFTQECTTTNVLDDHNIMLDSTIPMTITSTSSDNESVDRGVKLYSEILKHNTSIPTIRHLESPKQHIVPQLLIEHYTSMTDPVLASLTDAELSYHCAFSFPAVALTLGKDHWDLLHKTYITLAADIQWKVRRAVAGSLHEVATILGEKLATEHLAPIFDDLIKDVDVVRIGALKHMAYFFKIIAPHRRNQYLPRLAEFLVTDSALNWRYRCELANQLLLSLPLWTGRDVGRHILPLAKELLQDKVAAVRAAAVLLVSDLIHHVESESLNKRAFPNVAQIFNVHFAHSKSWVRRQTFATLCAKLVTQYVLPPETFARDVMPHFLDLSWDPVANVRLAVAKTLANNILKNEYFADPNCIHNEPLLKVLRRLQSDKDRDVRQAASTIF, from the exons tttCAGCAACATTAGTTAAAACAGATTTAATCGAACAAATACCACAACTGGCTGTAGTATGTATGGAATCAAACATTCCTGAAATGACGGAAACTGTTGAAAAGTATTTACTGCCATTAGTAGTCAATTGTTTTAAAGATACCGATACTCAG GTTCGAAAAACATCACAAGCCACACTATTAGTATTAATGGAACATAATCTCGTATCGAAACATACGGTGGAATTAAAAGTGTGTCCTACTGTTTTGGAAATATCCCGAGATTATGTCAATTCATCGGAAGAATTAACGAATGCTGAGGATTATGTTGCTGGTGCTATAAAT tttatgtcAAAATTGGCACCATTATTAGGCAAAGACGCAACGGAACGcttatttttaaatcgattttcggAGTTATGCTCGTATGATCGTTTCTCTGTTCGAAAAATGTGTGCAGCCAGTATTGGAGAATTTTGTGCGGTTGTCGGTAGCGAAGCATATGAAAAAATTCTT CTACCACGATTTATTGGATTATGTGATGATGATATTTGGGGTGTACGAAAATATTGCGCCGAAGTTATAATGTCAGTATCGTGTGCATGTCCACCTCATTTGCGACGAACGGCACTAGCACCAGCATTTGAACGATTATTAGATGATACATCACGTTGGGTGCGGATTTCTGCATTTCAAAATTTAGGACCATTTATTTCAACATTCGCTAATCCACGTATCACTGGTCTTGCGTACAGTCAAACTGGTGAATTAGTGATAATTAATCCTAAGGGAACTGAATTTAG GGAAAATGAGGAACTATCACCAAATCATAGTAGCGGTGGGGGTGATAAATCATCTCCAATGGAAATTGATGAAGAGGTGTCCGAAAtagttataattgaaaatacggAAAAATCAACAGCACCAAGTCCAACAATGATCTTAGTCAACGGTGCTGACGATCAAACGAATAATACAGTCGAGGAATTGTCACCACCTCAACCTCCGGTGCCATCTATAGTTATAAATCAAGAAGAGAGTAAAGAAGAATGGTTAAAACCGCGTAATAAAAATAAGGAACGTCGACGTAATAAAAAAACGCATAAAgaattaattcttaaaaaaaaattagttcaaataaatttagatagCGAGAATGCGTTAACGAATGATGTAAACGCATTAACGAATGATTTATCTACGTTAAATCTTAGTGAGACAACAAATACAACAGATATAGTACCTAATATAAATAGTCAAGATGAGCAAGATGATAATAATAAGAGTGAATCACCACCGCCTCCTCCAAGACCACCTAGTGAACCAGAACCGACTAGTgatgatattgaaaaaataaataattttagtgataatgtaaaaattgagaATATTGATGAGTCTAGTAATAATTCAAGTGATGatctagaaaaatataattcacaCCAATTTTGGTATATTAGTCCTGAATTACCATTAGATATGGACATTGTAGAGGCTGGACGAAAAACTTCGACGTCGTTTACGCAAGAGTGTACAACTACGAATGTTTTAGATGATCATAATATAATGCTAGATTCGACAATACCAATGACAATAACATCAACTTCGTCGGATAATGAAAGTGTTGATAGAGGAG TGAAACTGTACTCAGAAATACTAAAACATAACACAAGTATACCAACCATACGCCATTTAGAATCACCAAAACAGCATATTGTACCACAATTATTAATCGAACATTACACGTCAATGACTGATCCAGTATTAGCATCGTTAACGGATGCTGAATTAAGTTATCATTGTGCATTTAGTTTCCCAGCGGTGGCATTAACATTGGGTAAAGATCATTGGGATCTATTACATAAAACGTATATTACATTAGCGGCTGATATACAATGGAAAGTACGGCGTGCTGTTGCTGGTTCGTTACATGAAGTTGCAACTATCTTGGGCGAAAAATTAGCAACTGAGCATTTAGCAccaatttttgatgatttaattaAAGATGTGGATGTTGTTCGAATTGGTGCTTTGAAACATATGGCgtacttttttaaa ATTATTGCACCTCACAGACGTAACCAATATTTACCACGTTTAGCCGAATTTTTGGTTACCGATTCTGCATTAAATTGGCGATATCGTTGTGAATTAGCAAATCAATTATTACTTTCATTACCGTTATGGACGGGTCGAGATGTGGGTCGACATATTTTACCATTAGCAAAAGAATTATTACAAGATAAAGTAGCTGCAGTTCGAGCAGCTGCAGTTTTATTG GTTTCTGATTTAATACATCACGTGGAATCGGAATCGTTAAATAAACGAGCATTTCCAAACGTTgcacaaatatttaatgtacATTTTGCACATTCGAAAAGTTGGGTACGTCGACAAACGTTTGCTACATTATGTGCAAAATTAGTTACACAATATGTTCTACCGCCTGAAACCTTTGCCAGAGATGTAATGCCTCATTTTCTAGATCTTAGTTGGGATCCAGTAGCGAATGTACGATTAGCTGTTGCTAAAACATTAgctaataacattttaaaaaatg AATATTTTGCAGATCCAAATTGTATACACAACGAACCATTATTAAAGGTGCTACGACGGCTACAATCAGATAAAGATCGAGATGTACGCCAAGCCGCttcaactattttttaa